The proteins below come from a single Natranaerofaba carboxydovora genomic window:
- a CDS encoding 3'-5' exonuclease, giving the protein MKEPRCAYLYQVLEYARQLESQGKTDFPSLVKKLKELLEKNPEEELDLFSRKESSVSLLNLHKAKGLQARVVFLANPGKKVDPKNFLSKHIQRLEDKPRGYFSFSRQRNFGRQEIAFPPNWEEIKAEELKYQQSEETRLLYVAATRAEELLVISDVAEPKVKKKNPWHDLIENSDEDIKELEIESLPAKEELAGTKDEGEKDKKEGEIATREVEAGSGIGSGEKGQTEDLTKLYASFNSDDLTRLKENTYMVKAPTDLQKKKTKVSSTSDAGSQDELEGALLGNIIHRAFEIIVKDKDKFGEKRKHELVKRLLKEHLGENRDTTQEKETINSMIDTFLSSDLFTQINHSPGIQTEVPFHLRTEPEENLHDYISQNLGDKDSENIDVPILFSGTMDLVYQKSSLSHQKDKSSEASHGKAQAEEDRGKWVIVDYKTDRVDEVESGEELSQHAEVYLPQLQVYKEVFEIITGEKVWDFGVYFARIGEYVSIDES; this is encoded by the coding sequence ATGAAAGAGCCTAGGTGTGCTTATCTATACCAGGTGCTAGAGTACGCAAGACAACTTGAAAGCCAGGGGAAGACTGATTTTCCTTCCCTGGTGAAAAAGCTAAAAGAGCTTTTAGAAAAAAACCCGGAAGAAGAGCTAGATCTATTCTCCAGAAAGGAAAGCTCTGTCAGTTTATTAAATCTCCACAAGGCAAAAGGGCTTCAAGCAAGAGTGGTGTTTCTAGCTAATCCTGGCAAGAAAGTCGACCCAAAGAATTTTTTGAGTAAACATATCCAAAGACTAGAGGATAAACCAAGGGGGTACTTTAGCTTTTCTAGGCAAAGAAATTTTGGCCGCCAGGAGATAGCCTTCCCACCGAATTGGGAAGAGATTAAAGCTGAAGAGCTAAAATATCAACAAAGTGAAGAAACAAGACTCCTATACGTAGCAGCAACAAGGGCAGAGGAGCTATTAGTAATTAGTGACGTGGCAGAACCCAAGGTGAAAAAGAAAAACCCCTGGCATGACCTGATAGAAAACAGCGATGAGGATATTAAAGAACTAGAGATAGAGTCTTTGCCTGCAAAAGAAGAATTGGCCGGAACAAAGGATGAAGGGGAAAAAGATAAAAAAGAAGGTGAAATAGCTACCCGAGAGGTAGAAGCCGGCAGCGGGATAGGGTCAGGCGAAAAGGGTCAAACAGAAGATCTTACAAAGTTATATGCTAGCTTCAATTCAGATGACCTTACCAGACTAAAAGAAAACACCTACATGGTCAAGGCTCCTACTGATCTACAAAAGAAAAAAACAAAGGTTAGTTCTACCAGTGATGCTGGTTCACAAGATGAGCTAGAGGGAGCACTTCTTGGAAATATCATTCACAGGGCATTTGAAATTATCGTAAAAGATAAAGACAAATTTGGCGAAAAAAGAAAACATGAGCTTGTCAAGCGCCTTCTTAAAGAGCACCTGGGTGAAAACAGAGATACTACCCAGGAGAAAGAAACTATTAACAGTATGATAGATACTTTTTTATCTTCTGATCTATTTACACAAATTAATCACTCACCAGGCATTCAGACAGAAGTGCCATTTCACCTTCGCACAGAACCAGAGGAAAACCTGCATGATTATATCAGTCAAAACCTGGGTGATAAAGATAGTGAAAACATAGATGTTCCTATACTCTTTTCTGGAACCATGGACCTTGTGTATCAAAAATCAAGTTTATCTCATCAAAAGGATAAGTCATCAGAGGCTTCACACGGTAAAGCCCAGGCTGAAGAAGATAGGGGCAAATGGGTTATTGTTGATTATAAGACTGATAGGGTTGATGAAGTAGAATCAGGAGAAGAGCTATCGCAGCATGCAGAGGTTTATCTTCCACAGCTTCAAGTATATAAAGAAGTTTTTGAAATTATAACCGGTGAAAAGGTATGGGACTTTGGGGTATATTTTGCGAGAATAGGGGAATATGTGAGTATAGATGAAAGTTGA
- a CDS encoding UvrD-helicase domain-containing protein, which yields MNKKITPPDQNVRERIEKEVDSNFLVEAGAGSGKTRSLVQRMTSLISSGKYRAGEIAAITFTRKAAAELRERFQNELEKAYTKACNNSKTEDQADSKEKAGSREQFDTEDQTKTELKDHQLYQVEARLKRALEELDEAFIGTIHSFASTLLKERPVETGLDPDFEEIEELEEEALEDEIFEEFLFHVRLNNIELLDSLDRIGINPQKLKDSFKELSSYPDINFYYEELEPPDLNAALEKLNPLIEEAAKNMPEREPSQGYDKLQQAILKTRRYFSYFDMNTGVNIVALLSQFDRVKKNSDVTLNRWQEKEKAKELRDEAIHLRENIIVPVLNKWKEYCHYRIMQFLIPAVKYYSAKREESSYLNFNDLLLRARDMLRDYPEVRRYFQTRYRALLIDEFQDTDPLQSELVFYLTGKETEEKDWQKLTPYPGSLFVVGDPKQSIYRFRRADIDIYNLVKDLLEQKGGEVLELTTNFRSVNSLGSWFDPVFKKLLPPEFNKYQAKHTPLKTVTPDPISDSNTDPEGVDARMTGVRKLEVPAGATNQEKVVEENARQIAMSIRKMLDMCPWGEESYQPADFMIILRYRAMMDKYARALEDEGIPVAMTGGSSMGEVQELHELYKLLALLNEPDNQVYLAAVLRGLFCGIDDNTLYRFKEEGGRLSIFYPGN from the coding sequence ATGAATAAAAAAATAACCCCGCCAGACCAAAATGTAAGGGAAAGAATTGAAAAAGAAGTTGACAGTAACTTCTTGGTAGAAGCAGGTGCAGGCTCAGGAAAGACAAGAAGCCTGGTACAGAGGATGACTTCACTAATAAGCTCTGGAAAGTACAGGGCAGGCGAGATAGCCGCCATCACCTTTACAAGAAAAGCAGCCGCCGAGCTAAGAGAAAGGTTTCAAAACGAGCTAGAAAAAGCATATACAAAAGCATGTAACAACTCTAAAACTGAGGACCAGGCAGATAGCAAAGAAAAAGCCGGAAGCAGGGAGCAATTTGACACCGAAGACCAGACAAAAACAGAATTAAAAGACCATCAACTATATCAAGTAGAAGCCAGGCTAAAAAGGGCCCTTGAGGAGCTAGACGAAGCCTTCATAGGGACAATTCATTCCTTTGCTTCAACTTTATTAAAAGAAAGGCCGGTTGAAACCGGGCTAGACCCTGACTTTGAAGAGATAGAAGAGCTTGAAGAAGAAGCTCTTGAGGACGAAATATTTGAAGAGTTCTTATTTCATGTGCGCCTTAACAATATAGAGCTTTTAGATAGTCTTGACCGCATAGGAATTAACCCCCAGAAGCTAAAAGACAGTTTTAAAGAGCTCTCTAGCTATCCCGATATAAACTTTTATTATGAAGAGCTAGAACCACCGGATCTTAATGCTGCCCTAGAAAAGCTAAATCCTTTGATCGAAGAAGCGGCCAAAAACATGCCAGAAAGAGAACCATCACAGGGCTATGACAAACTGCAACAGGCGATACTAAAGACTAGACGATACTTTAGCTACTTTGATATGAACACTGGGGTGAACATAGTAGCCCTACTTAGCCAGTTCGATAGAGTAAAGAAAAATAGTGACGTTACCCTTAACCGCTGGCAAGAGAAAGAAAAGGCAAAAGAGCTAAGGGACGAGGCCATCCACCTTCGGGAAAACATAATAGTACCTGTGCTAAATAAATGGAAAGAATACTGCCACTACCGGATTATGCAGTTTTTGATCCCTGCTGTGAAATATTACAGTGCCAAAAGAGAAGAATCTTCTTATCTAAATTTCAACGACCTGCTTTTAAGGGCCCGGGATATGTTAAGAGACTACCCGGAAGTTAGACGATATTTTCAAACGAGATACAGGGCCTTATTGATAGATGAGTTTCAAGACACTGACCCTTTGCAGTCAGAGCTCGTGTTTTATCTCACGGGCAAGGAAACAGAAGAAAAAGACTGGCAAAAGCTAACACCCTATCCGGGTTCATTATTTGTAGTGGGCGATCCCAAGCAGTCCATCTATCGCTTTCGTAGGGCTGATATAGATATCTATAATCTGGTAAAAGATCTATTAGAACAAAAAGGCGGGGAAGTCCTAGAACTTACCACTAACTTTCGCTCGGTTAATAGCCTTGGCAGCTGGTTTGACCCTGTTTTCAAAAAGCTACTGCCGCCAGAGTTTAATAAATACCAGGCAAAACATACTCCTCTCAAAACTGTTACTCCTGATCCTATCTCAGACTCTAATACAGATCCAGAAGGTGTAGACGCTAGGATGACTGGGGTTAGAAAACTTGAAGTACCGGCAGGTGCTACCAATCAGGAAAAAGTAGTGGAGGAAAACGCCCGCCAGATTGCAATGTCTATTAGAAAAATGCTGGACATGTGCCCATGGGGAGAAGAAAGCTATCAACCAGCAGATTTCATGATCATACTTAGGTACAGGGCTATGATGGACAAGTACGCAAGAGCCCTAGAAGACGAGGGAATACCTGTGGCCATGACAGGGGGAAGCTCCATGGGAGAAGTCCAGGAACTGCATGAGTTATATAAGCTTCTAGCTTTACTTAATGAGCCGGATAACCAGGTTTATCTGGCAGCAGTTTTACGGGGGCTTTTTTGCGGGATTGATGATAACACTCTTTATAGATTCAAGGAGGAAGGAGGAAGGCTAAGTATCTTCTACCCAGGAAACTAG
- a CDS encoding cobalamin-dependent protein (Presence of a B(12) (cobalamin)-binding domain implies dependence on cobalamin itself, in one of its several forms, or in some unusual lineages, dependence on a cobalamin-like analog.), whose translation MADFATRLKKLRKGNNIMQKELAKELNLVQTTIANYEKNLRFPNQENLTKIADYFNVSLDYLLGRTDIAVNSLELLKENEKKINELNLDNPHSSLMESYLQALLECNKEKAINLIHEAIKEGISLEDIYLYVFEPALKKIGYLWEKAEVTVDEEHYCTELTKQLMSRFFSYMNKNSTKNYTVVSVSASGESHDVGLRMITDILELDGWNAYYLGPNTPTENIINAIANNKAEILAVSVTMLNHIETAKNLIEAVRNNPNSQGVKILVGGKAFNQKQNLWKKIRADGYSDSLKNVRKVANELINQ comes from the coding sequence TGGCTGATTTTGCCACAAGACTAAAAAAGCTAAGGAAGGGTAATAACATTATGCAAAAAGAATTAGCCAAGGAATTAAATTTGGTCCAGACGACAATAGCCAATTATGAAAAAAATCTTAGATTTCCGAACCAGGAGAATTTAACCAAAATAGCAGATTATTTTAATGTTTCTTTAGATTATTTGCTAGGAAGAACAGACATAGCTGTAAATAGTTTAGAACTTCTAAAAGAAAACGAAAAAAAGATTAATGAATTAAATCTGGATAACCCCCACTCTTCTTTAATGGAGAGTTATTTGCAAGCATTACTAGAATGCAACAAAGAAAAAGCCATCAATTTAATACACGAAGCTATAAAAGAGGGGATTTCTCTTGAAGATATTTATTTGTATGTTTTTGAGCCTGCCCTCAAAAAAATTGGTTATCTTTGGGAAAAGGCTGAAGTAACTGTAGATGAAGAGCATTATTGTACAGAACTAACAAAACAGCTCATGTCTAGGTTCTTTTCTTATATGAATAAGAATTCTACTAAAAATTATACTGTGGTTTCAGTTTCTGCCAGCGGAGAATCACATGATGTGGGCCTTAGGATGATAACAGATATTTTAGAGCTAGATGGTTGGAATGCATATTACTTGGGGCCAAATACTCCAACAGAAAATATTATTAATGCAATTGCAAATAACAAGGCAGAAATTTTGGCTGTCTCTGTAACAATGCTTAACCATATAGAAACTGCTAAAAACTTGATAGAAGCTGTTCGAAATAATCCAAACAGTCAGGGGGTAAAAATACTGGTAGGTGGAAAAGCTTTTAACCAGAAACAAAATCTGTGGAAAAAAATTAGGGCCGATGGTTATTCTGACAGTCTAAAAAACGTGCGAAAAGTAGCTAATGAGTTAATTAACCAATGA